Proteins from a single region of Trichoderma asperellum chromosome 3, complete sequence:
- a CDS encoding uncharacterized protein (EggNog:ENOG41) has product MVACVRESLLAVCGSWSYLCARCSSVCLGALKRELPAGLTSRLGAKEGMVLLRDGSTLAQSATRCRLCGLIQEALLCSLQTVVNKDKGDAVAALSLARDAVVLEPKADSQGSTFPDPPTGGSHLTGLNVTATESTTGRLLQAKIRLYTHGQHKGPRHRHDIVGRPQLQGPASPEAFSLVERWLGACKRDHPCCWETLSGELLNESQLPELPSRVIQVTGNSVKLLPSGRRCGRYATLSHCWGSSGRQPLKTTRANLQGHLQGIPWASIPKTFQDAITVTRNIGLEYVWIDSLCIVQDDHQDWLKESKRMGSIYEQAEITIAASHTPGCWEGFFFARHPPPPSVEIPGFFSHETDASRVQVFATIRRDTATNTFPEFGALNSRAWATQEWLLSRRIIFFTKGTLIWSCKAITQRETGERCYSVSRNTRWKNIIEQYSDRQLTFPTDRLIALEGLRRELGKKIACEYAFGVWKESLPNQLLWQVTKRIGGAAISDPLKLPTWTWAHVPSGVRFLTIDRAKNLCDSIAFGDDARRMSLQVRAKRLSNLTTTLDFGQGDAVTEAIYVDMISSHAKATKSMAHFILDQGDSPIGWVVFDLAAEDTTSEPILCLALMGSIGRREEQAERRTGKVVSKKLRHYWVLLVRQRNDGRYYRIGIGKTYGSKWWQDADIKTLELV; this is encoded by the exons ATGGTGGCTTGCGTCCGTGAATCGCTATTGGCCGTTTGCGGATCATGGAGCTATCTATGCGCACGATGCAGCTCCGTCTGCCTCGGCGCTCTGAAGCGAGAGCTGCCGGCGGGCCTGACGTCTCGTCTGGGGGCGAAAGAGGGGATGGTGTTGCTCCGAGATGGCTCTACTCTGGCCCAGTCGGCAACAAGATGCCGGCTGTGCGGCCTCATCCAAGAGGCGCTTCTCTGCAGCCTCCAGACCGTTGTcaacaaggacaagggcGACGCAGTAGCGGCGCTCTCGTTAGCCCGCGATGCTGTCGTTCTCGAGCCAAAGGCAGACTCGCAAGGATCAACGTTTCCTGATCCGCCAACCGGGGGTTCGCACTTGACGGGGCTGAATGTCACTGCAACCGAGTCAACTACTGGGCGGTTATTGCAAGCCAAGATCCGGCTCTACACACATGGCCAGC ACAAAGGCCCTCGCCACCGCCATGATATCGTAGGCAGGCCTCAGTTGCAAGGACCAGCAAGTCCTGAGGCCTTTTCCTTAGTTGAACGATGGCTGGGCGCTTGTAAAAGGGATCATCCATGTTGCTGGGAAACTCTATCGGGGGAGCTCTTAAACGAGTCCCAGCTACCAGAACTGCCGAGTAGGGTAATCCAAGTTACCGGCAACAGTGTAAAACTATTACCATCAGGACGCCGGTGTGGAAGATATGCAACCTTGAGTCATTGCTGGGGCTCTTCTGGGAGACAGCCGTTGAAGACAACCCGGGCGAATCTCCAGGGCCATCTCCAAGGTATTCCTTGGGCATCGATTCCAAAGACTTTCCAAGATGCAATTACAGTTACTCGCAATATTGGTCTCGAATATGTTTGGATTGACTCGCTTTGTATCGTGCAAGATGACCATCAAGACTGGCTAAAGGAGTCGAAGCGCATGGGCTCCATATACGAGCAGGCAGAGATTACTATCGCCGCTTCTCATACTCCAGGTTGCTGGGAGGGATTCTTTTTCGCTCGCCATCCACCGCCTCCCTCTGTAGAGATTCCCGGTTTCTTCTCCCACGAGACAGATGCATCTAGAGTACAAGTTTTCGCAACCATCCGGCGGGATACAGCCACCAACACCTTTCCCGAGTTCGGTGCGCTCAACAGTCGTGCATGGGCTACTCAAGAATGGCTTTTGTCTAGGCGCATAATCTTCTTTACCAAAGGAACCCTCATTTGGTCTTGCAAGGCCATTACCCAGCGTGAGACGGGAGAGCGGTGCTACAGTGTATCGCGAAATACGCGCTGGAAGAACATCATAGAACAGTACAGCGACCGCCAGTTGACTTTTCCAACGGATAGACTAATTGCACTGGAAGGCCTGCGAAGGGAGCTGGGAAAGAAAATTGCATGTGAATATGCCTTTGGGGTATGGAAAGAGTCTCTTCCCAACCAGTTACTCTGGCAAGTGACCAAAAGGATAGGGGGAGCTGCTATTTCGGACCCTCTCAAGCTGCCAACGTGGACATGGGCTCATGTTCCATCCGGAGTGCGGTTCTTGACGATTGATAGAGCCAAGAATCTGTGTGACTCAATTGCTTTCGGGGACGACGCAAGGCGCATGAGTCTTCAGGTGCGAGCAAAGCGTCTTTCTAACCTGACAACAACCTTGGACTTTGGACAAGGTGACGCTGTTACTGAAGCCATCTATGTGGATATGATATCGTCTCACGCCAAGGCAACCAAGTCCATGGCTCATTTTATATTGGACCAGGGTGACTCTCCCATAGGATGGGTCGTCTTTGACCTTGCAGCGGAAGATACGACTTCTGAGCCGATTCTATGTCTTGCTCTTATGGGTAGCATTGGACggcgagaagagcaagctgaGAGACGCACTGGCAAGGTCGTTTCAAAGAAGCTTCGACATTATtgggtgctgctggtgcggCAGCGGAATGACGGCCGGTACTACAGAATTGGGATTGGGAAGACATATGGATCAAAGTGGTGGCAAGACGCTGACATTAAGACTTTGGAACTGgtttga
- a CDS encoding uncharacterized protein (TransMembrane:4 (i12-35o47-65i77-101o121-143i)~EggNog:ENOG41) produces MALGAGLANVGLRMGSLVCYIFTFISSIIVTAVVGNLLQKFSNRNVQIVYMEVIAVISMVVYLVGSIAPCLPKYGGLLVPVHLVFSYLWLTAFIFASLSWSHNRCRNSFPAPGNCSKKHAIQAWLFIGFFFILCNLIIELFLIRAHRRNTVNEPRHHHTKERPDSTISGETGTTAPPPVAAPQHTAAPAV; encoded by the exons ATGGCGTTAGGTGCTGGTCTCGCCAATGTTGGCCTCCGGATGGGCTCGCTCGTCTGTTACATCTTCACCTTTATATCTTCCATTATTGTCACTGCCGTCGTGGGCAACCTTTTGCAAAAGTTTTCGAACCGAAACGTTCAAATTGTGTATATGGAAGTCATT GCCGTCATTTCCATGGTCGTTTACCTCGTTGGATCGATTGCGCCATGCCTCCCCAAGTATGGAGGACTCTTGGTCCCTGTCCATCTTGTCTTCAGCTATCTCTGGCTCACAGCATTCATCTTTGCTTCGTTGAGTTGGAGCCACAACCGATGCCGCAATTCATTCCCCGCCCCTGGTAACTGTAGCAAGAAGCACGCAATTCAAGCATGGCTTTTCATTGGATT cttcttcatcttgtgcAACCTGATCATTGAACTCTTCCTCATCAGAGCTCACCGACGAAATACCGTCAACGAACCCAGGCACCATCACACCAAGGAGCGACCTGATTCCACCATCTCTGGAGAAACTGGTACCACTGCACCTCCACCTGTCGCAGCTCCACAGCACACAGCTGCCCCAGCTGTCTAA
- a CDS encoding uncharacterized protein (BUSCO:EOG092D0KTI), with product MDPNQTPAGPDGPDKEKMEQIRARRLAKLGNPTPPKPAESTPAEAGSSSSPAPPQSGSPAPEAETETKKTKINITPAAQPTSNPFAQLGVRSSKPTDPEGSTGTFRVARKRSASQVDDVLSAPPPRKATPVQLESDEDYADRILSQIFRITVDPHRMTSNQGSHRLTFLPNLNQELNDSGESLKLSVNNLDQAIIEACSSWSPDKPLMHYLLPCWKRAVKAASSNKQTSGPKLDLHEESKRLCMSNCLFAVTMPVLYGREPNANHDTIAPYLLKGPVDENGICFDFIKEAIKRFDDDEAFPAIFNDAMVKLSTQLSGLSMSDEYKPYVQALLTYTRFPILISNLAKHACFKLPLSPHTIERNTILGPFFRLSPLQPEVIKSYFPGSRTLDKARITNAQDALRMVLRTHQDDLFVITNAFIRAGPDTRNLTLDWFAYILNTNHKRRAIQVDPREVASDGFMMNITTILDRFCEPFMENDFSKIDKIDVRYFRRQPRVDISDETKLNADQAAAEKYYAQKEDGESNFISEAFFLTLAAHHYGSEALNSQLKNLDREIKYLERHLKAMEAERSKLVNAPHQLRLFEETLKRHTNVLEKTIALKYSIEGVLLDERMQSTSLRFMRYVAVWLLRIATGSDYKPGTETETIRLPIELANSGAFAYLPEYALQNIVDNFKFVFRWLPTILPSAVGEEMIALCITFLRSSEQIKNPYLKSSLVSLLFSGTWPFMHLKRGVLGDQLISIKFANDFLLHALMKFYIECESTGANTAFYDKFNIRYEIFQVIKCVWVNDVYRQQLIKESKVNRGFFVQFVNMLLNDTTYVLDEAFTKFPKMRNLERELEDRSLSTEDRQKKEEELQSLGSQATSYMQLANETLEMMKLFTKTLSEAFTMPEIVSRLASMLNYNLETLAGKKAAAELSVSNREKYHFRPLQLLSDFVEIYLNLGASSVFIEAVAADGRSYKPEVLDRVAKILSSRHQKDPADIARWDKLKVKFIQAKEQQDQAEMDLGDIPPEFEDPIMGELMKDPVLLPSRHVVDRSTIVQHLLSDPKDPFTRQPMTIEDAIPQTELKEKIEKWRLEKIQASKEKLAQQGSDAMDTAEG from the exons ATGGATCCCAACCAGACGCCCGCGGGGCCTGATGGCCCtgataaagaaaagatggagCAG ATTCGAGCACGACgtctggccaagctgggcaACCCAACCCCTCCAAAGCCCGCGGAGAGCACGCCTGCAGAGGCTGGaagctcatcatcgcctGCTCCTCCGCAGTCGGGCTCTCCAGCCCCCGAGGCCGAAACCGAgaccaagaagaccaagatcaaCATCACACCGGCGGCCCAGCCGACCTCAAACCCTTTTGCGCAGCTAGGCGTGCGGTCGAGCAAACCGACCGACCCTGAAGGCTCTACAGGTACTTTTCGTGTTGCTCGCAAGAGGTCCGCCTCTCAAGTTGACGACGTCCTTTCAGCACCACCCCCGCGTAAAGCCACTCCCGTCCAGCTCGAGTCAGATGAGGACTATGCCGATAGAATTCTCAGCCAGATCTTCCGCATAACTGTCGATCCCCACCGGATGACCAGCAACCAGGGCAGCCATCGCCTGACCTTCCTCCCGAACCTGAATCAGGAGCTCAACGATTCTGGGGAGTCTTTGAAGCTGTCTGTTAATAACTTGGATCAGGCTATTATAGAGGCTTGTAGTAGCTGGTCTCCTGATAAGCCTCTGATGCACTATCTTCTCCCGTGTTGGAAGAGAGCTGTGAAAGCAGCTTCATCAAATAAGCAAACGAGCGGCCCCAAGTTAGACCTACACGAAGAGTCGAAGCGTTTGTGCATGAGCAATTGCCTCTTCGCTGTTACTATGCCGGTTTTATATGG ccGCGAGCCAAACGCAAATCATGACACTATTGCCCCTTATCTCCTCAAGGGTCCTGTAGATGAGAATGGAATCTGCTTCGACTTTATCAAAGAGGCCATCAAGCGgttcgatgatgatgaggcttTTCCGGCCATCTTTAACGATGCCATGGTTAAGCTCAGCACCCAACTTTCAGGACTTTCCATGAGCGATGAGTACAAACCATACGTCCAG GCACTGCTAACATATACACGTTTCCCTATCTTAATATCTAATCTTGCCAAGCACGCTTGCTTTAAACTACCTTTATCACCCCACACCATTGAGAGGAACACTATTCTAGGCCCCTTCTTCCGTTTATCTCCATTGCAGCCAGAAGtgataaaaagctactttccCGGGTCGCGTACTCTAGACAAGGCGCGCATTACCAACGCCCAAGACGCTCTACGAATGGTACTGAGGACACACCAAGATGACCTGTTCGTGATTACCAACGCTTTCATCCGCGCAGGACCAGATACGAGAAATCTTACGTTGGACTGGTTTGCCTACATCCTAAACACCAACCACAAACGGAGAGCTATCCAGGTGGACCCTAGAGAGGTTGCTTCGGACGGATTCATGATGAACATAACCACAATCTTGGATCGATTCTGCGAACCGTTCATGGAAAATGATTTTAGCAAAATAGATAAGATTGATGTTAGATATTTTCGGAGGCAGCCGCGAGTTGATATCTCAGATGAGACCAAACTCAACGCcgatcaagctgctgctgaaaagtATTACGCTCAAAAGGAAGATGGGGAGTCAAACTTTATCTCagaggccttcttcttgacacTGGCTGCTCACCACTATGGTAGCGAGGCACTCAACTCACAGCTGAAGAATCTCGATCGTGAGATCAAATACTTGGAGAGACATCTTAAGGCTATGGAAGCAGAGCGTTCAAAACTAGTCAATGCCCCGCATCAGCTGAGGTTGTTTGAAGAGACACTCAAACGACATACGAACGTGCTAGAGAAGACAATTGCACTGAAATACTCAATTGAGGGTGTTCTGCTCGACGAAAGGATGCAGAGCACTTCTCTGCGCTTCATGCGATATGTCGCTGTATGGCTGCTTCGTATTGCAACAGGGTCCGATTACAAGCCTGGAACAGAGACTGAGACGATCAG gcTACCCATTGAACTAGCAAACTCTGGCGCTTTTGCGTATCTTCCCGAGTATGCGCTTCAGAACATTGTCGATAACTTCAAATTTGTGTTCCG ATGGCTTCCTACCATTCTTCCCAGCGCTGTGGGTGAAGAAATGATTGCTCTGTGCATCACTTTCCTTCGTTCTTCAGAACAGATCAAAAACCCATATCTCAAATCATCACTGGTGTCTCTGCTTTTCTCCGGAACCTGGCCGTTTATGCACCTCAAGAGAGGTGTTTTAGGCGATcagctcatctccatcaaatTTGCCAATGACTTTTTGTTGCATGCCTTGATGAAATTCTACATCGAGTGCGAGTCTACGGGAGCCAATACAGCTTTCTACGACAAGTTCAACATACGATATGAAATCTTCCAAGTCATCAAATGCGTATGGGTTAATGATGTTTATAGACAGCAGCTTATCAAAGAAAGCAA GGTTAACCGGGGTTTCTTTGTTCAGTTCGTTAATATGCTTCTAAATGATACCACTTACGTCCTAGATGAGGCGTTTACAAAGTTCCCCAAGATGCGAAATCTTGAGAGAGAGCTTGAGGATCGCAGCCTATCAACAGAGGAccgacaaaagaaagaagaagagttaCAGAGCCTAGGAAGCCAAGCGACATCTTACATGCAGCTGGCCAATGAAACCCttgagatgatgaagctctTCACCAAGACATTAAGCGAGGCTTTCACCATGCCAGAGATTGTCTCACGTCTAGCGAGCATGTTGAATTACAACCTCGAGACGTTGGCTGGCAAGAAAGCTGCAGCCGAGTTGAGCGTTTCGAACAGGGAAAAGTACCATTTCCGACCCCTTCAGCTGCTCTCAGACTTTGTCGAGATTTATTTGAATCTTGGGGCATCATCCGTCTTCATCGAGGCTGTCGCGGCAGATGGACGCTCTTACAAGCCAGAGGTTCTGGATCGCGTCGCTAAAATCCTTTCATCAAGACACCAGAAAGACCCCGCAGATATTGCTCGGTGGGACAAGCTCAAGGTCAAGTTTATCCAGGCCAAGGAGCAGCAGGATCAAGCCGAGATGGACCTCGGTGACATCCCGCCCGAGTTCGAAGACCCCATCATGGGAGAGCTGATGAAGGATCCCGTGCTCCTACCGAGTAGGCACGTTGTCGATCGATCGACAATCGTGCAGCACTTGCTGAGCGACCCGAAAGATCCGTTTACGCGTCAGCCTATGACAATTGAGGATGCGATTCCGCAGACGgagctgaaggagaagattgagaAGTGGAGACTTGAGAAGATTCAGGCTTCAAAGGAGAAACTGGCACAACAAGGAAGTGATGCGATGGATACAGCTGAGGGCTAA
- a CDS encoding uncharacterized protein (BUSCO:EOG092D0KTI) — protein MVKLSTQLSGLSMSDEYKPYVQALLTYTRFPILISNLAKHACFKLPLSPHTIERNTILGPFFRLSPLQPEVIKSYFPGSRTLDKARITNAQDALRMVLRTHQDDLFVITNAFIRAGPDTRNLTLDWFAYILNTNHKRRAIQVDPREVASDGFMMNITTILDRFCEPFMENDFSKIDKIDVRYFRRQPRVDISDETKLNADQAAAEKYYAQKEDGESNFISEAFFLTLAAHHYGSEALNSQLKNLDREIKYLERHLKAMEAERSKLVNAPHQLRLFEETLKRHTNVLEKTIALKYSIEGVLLDERMQSTSLRFMRYVAVWLLRIATGSDYKPGTETETIRLPIELANSGAFAYLPEYALQNIVDNFKFVFRWLPTILPSAVGEEMIALCITFLRSSEQIKNPYLKSSLVSLLFSGTWPFMHLKRGVLGDQLISIKFANDFLLHALMKFYIECESTGANTAFYDKFNIRYEIFQVIKCVWVNDVYRQQLIKESKVNRGFFVQFVNMLLNDTTYVLDEAFTKFPKMRNLERELEDRSLSTEDRQKKEEELQSLGSQATSYMQLANETLEMMKLFTKTLSEAFTMPEIVSRLASMLNYNLETLAGKKAAAELSVSNREKYHFRPLQLLSDFVEIYLNLGASSVFIEAVAADGRSYKPEVLDRVAKILSSRHQKDPADIARWDKLKVKFIQAKEQQDQAEMDLGDIPPEFEDPIMGELMKDPVLLPSRHVVDRSTIVQHLLSDPKDPFTRQPMTIEDAIPQTELKEKIEKWRLEKIQASKEKLAQQGSDAMDTAEG, from the exons ATGGTTAAGCTCAGCACCCAACTTTCAGGACTTTCCATGAGCGATGAGTACAAACCATACGTCCAG GCACTGCTAACATATACACGTTTCCCTATCTTAATATCTAATCTTGCCAAGCACGCTTGCTTTAAACTACCTTTATCACCCCACACCATTGAGAGGAACACTATTCTAGGCCCCTTCTTCCGTTTATCTCCATTGCAGCCAGAAGtgataaaaagctactttccCGGGTCGCGTACTCTAGACAAGGCGCGCATTACCAACGCCCAAGACGCTCTACGAATGGTACTGAGGACACACCAAGATGACCTGTTCGTGATTACCAACGCTTTCATCCGCGCAGGACCAGATACGAGAAATCTTACGTTGGACTGGTTTGCCTACATCCTAAACACCAACCACAAACGGAGAGCTATCCAGGTGGACCCTAGAGAGGTTGCTTCGGACGGATTCATGATGAACATAACCACAATCTTGGATCGATTCTGCGAACCGTTCATGGAAAATGATTTTAGCAAAATAGATAAGATTGATGTTAGATATTTTCGGAGGCAGCCGCGAGTTGATATCTCAGATGAGACCAAACTCAACGCcgatcaagctgctgctgaaaagtATTACGCTCAAAAGGAAGATGGGGAGTCAAACTTTATCTCagaggccttcttcttgacacTGGCTGCTCACCACTATGGTAGCGAGGCACTCAACTCACAGCTGAAGAATCTCGATCGTGAGATCAAATACTTGGAGAGACATCTTAAGGCTATGGAAGCAGAGCGTTCAAAACTAGTCAATGCCCCGCATCAGCTGAGGTTGTTTGAAGAGACACTCAAACGACATACGAACGTGCTAGAGAAGACAATTGCACTGAAATACTCAATTGAGGGTGTTCTGCTCGACGAAAGGATGCAGAGCACTTCTCTGCGCTTCATGCGATATGTCGCTGTATGGCTGCTTCGTATTGCAACAGGGTCCGATTACAAGCCTGGAACAGAGACTGAGACGATCAG gcTACCCATTGAACTAGCAAACTCTGGCGCTTTTGCGTATCTTCCCGAGTATGCGCTTCAGAACATTGTCGATAACTTCAAATTTGTGTTCCG ATGGCTTCCTACCATTCTTCCCAGCGCTGTGGGTGAAGAAATGATTGCTCTGTGCATCACTTTCCTTCGTTCTTCAGAACAGATCAAAAACCCATATCTCAAATCATCACTGGTGTCTCTGCTTTTCTCCGGAACCTGGCCGTTTATGCACCTCAAGAGAGGTGTTTTAGGCGATcagctcatctccatcaaatTTGCCAATGACTTTTTGTTGCATGCCTTGATGAAATTCTACATCGAGTGCGAGTCTACGGGAGCCAATACAGCTTTCTACGACAAGTTCAACATACGATATGAAATCTTCCAAGTCATCAAATGCGTATGGGTTAATGATGTTTATAGACAGCAGCTTATCAAAGAAAGCAA GGTTAACCGGGGTTTCTTTGTTCAGTTCGTTAATATGCTTCTAAATGATACCACTTACGTCCTAGATGAGGCGTTTACAAAGTTCCCCAAGATGCGAAATCTTGAGAGAGAGCTTGAGGATCGCAGCCTATCAACAGAGGAccgacaaaagaaagaagaagagttaCAGAGCCTAGGAAGCCAAGCGACATCTTACATGCAGCTGGCCAATGAAACCCttgagatgatgaagctctTCACCAAGACATTAAGCGAGGCTTTCACCATGCCAGAGATTGTCTCACGTCTAGCGAGCATGTTGAATTACAACCTCGAGACGTTGGCTGGCAAGAAAGCTGCAGCCGAGTTGAGCGTTTCGAACAGGGAAAAGTACCATTTCCGACCCCTTCAGCTGCTCTCAGACTTTGTCGAGATTTATTTGAATCTTGGGGCATCATCCGTCTTCATCGAGGCTGTCGCGGCAGATGGACGCTCTTACAAGCCAGAGGTTCTGGATCGCGTCGCTAAAATCCTTTCATCAAGACACCAGAAAGACCCCGCAGATATTGCTCGGTGGGACAAGCTCAAGGTCAAGTTTATCCAGGCCAAGGAGCAGCAGGATCAAGCCGAGATGGACCTCGGTGACATCCCGCCCGAGTTCGAAGACCCCATCATGGGAGAGCTGATGAAGGATCCCGTGCTCCTACCGAGTAGGCACGTTGTCGATCGATCGACAATCGTGCAGCACTTGCTGAGCGACCCGAAAGATCCGTTTACGCGTCAGCCTATGACAATTGAGGATGCGATTCCGCAGACGgagctgaaggagaagattgagaAGTGGAGACTTGAGAAGATTCAGGCTTCAAAGGAGAAACTGGCACAACAAGGAAGTGATGCGATGGATACAGCTGAGGGCTAA
- a CDS encoding uncharacterized protein (EggNog:ENOG41), producing MAETSHNPYPRSPNPSTRSYDSSSVSSATSPRPPSRYLGSMLSAAGRPNPTPPQPLGIPTLPPVNQGFPPYAAMPPTSIMGRESVASTDSLVSSQGLGGSQLSGTSGVQGQKRAYRQRRKDPSCDACRERKVKCDATETTSCSECSSRNVKCQFTKETNRRMSSIKQVQDLEKQIEKVRRDNNNLRRLLQERDGSMDIDVESRERSSSQMPPPIESESRPRKRPQPVPDLALARMNLRSFSKGVWKPPALHRLSAPAVFDAPTPELPSRQVADQLLNTYYVSAHTMFPIVHLPTFKAMVDDLYRASPPRMPPGFLCLFFAVLATGSLFTTELPATPVTFYRPAELLESARKAIDPWCNHHTLDDARALILITICLNEMNLKSAAWNWLGNAVRVGQDLGLYFDSETWPVIEGEMRRRTWWAIYILDRVLATEMGHPFLIDDADCSLDLPAAVDDQYIRDDGMRVPTGAEPLTHSLLAVIHVVRSYTSIMKATDSLTIPPTQLANFDAHFKKCLNTFPPACDPASTVALAPHFLAPLTYLFHARLLLHRHNLNPSCDVDTRLAAIESCMHIAIETASLINRTGSPADGATALLTTHIFRSTLFLLLTGYLDHAITCIRALAAIDARRDITTACGRYLSFFTSTLSVKRGEYSSHIARTTSPHAFSSARSPVDPSTLLVSLARDEELIAYVSADLHASPSRSWVWNEGHDRDYPPPKLDAIPSGGLGHALFSTVMRTGLSEEERRDWGGWSQLETAVRALGTTTHAISNWTTLPPPQVKRESPTPSMPAIQRLSDAPRYTSEVPKYGSEPSRPTASPAGRDRLSIANII from the coding sequence ATGGCAGAAACATCGCACAATCCTTATCCACGATCTCCCAACCCTTCAACTCGGTCATACGACTCGTCATCTGTCTCATCTGCAACGTCGCCCCGGCCTCCGTCGAGGTACCTTGGAAGCATGCTGAGTGCAGCAGGAAGACCAAACCCGACACCGCCTCAGCCCCTCGGCATCCCAACTTTGCCTCCCGTCAACCAGGGCTTTCCGCCTTATGCGGCCATGCCGCCAACTTCCATCATGGGTCGTGAATCTGTTGCTTCAACCGACTCTCTGGTAAGTAGCCAAGGACTTGGGGGCTCCCAGCTGTCGGGCACCTCAGGCGTGCAAGGGCAAAAGAGGGCGTACCGTCAAAGACGGAAAGATCCCAGCTGCGACGCATgtcgagagagaaaagtcaAATGTGATGCGACTGAGACGACGAGTTGCTCTGAATGCTCTAGCCGAAATGTCAAGTGCCAGTTCACCAAGGAAACAAATCGGAGAATGTCTTCTATCAAGCAGGTGCAGGATCTGGAGAAACAGATTGAAAAGGTCCGGCGCGACAATAACAACCTCCGTCGGCTGCTGCAGGAGAGAGATGGCTCCATGGATATCGATGTCGAATCAAGAGAGCGATCATCTTCCCAGATGCCACCTCCCATCGAGTCTGAGAGCAGACCGCGCAAGAGGCCTCAACCAGTCCCTGATCTTGCCCTGGCAAGAATGAACCTACGAAGCTTCTCAAAAGGCGTTTGGAAACCTCCGGCGCTGCACCGCCTGTCAGCACCAGCCGTGTTTGATGCTCCTACGCCGGAATTGCCCTCTCGTCAGGTTGCCGACCAGCTGCTAAACACATATTATGTTTCGGCGCATACCATGTTTCCCATCGTTCATTTGCCTACCTTTAAAGCTATGGTTGATGATTTATATAGAGCGAGCCCACCTCGTATGCCACCGGGCTTCTTGTGTTTATTCTTCGCCGTCTTGGCAACCGGCAGCTTGTTTACTACCGAATTGCCTGCGACCCCTGTTACCTTTTACAGGCCTGCCGAATTATTGGAATCGGCACGCAAGGCAATAGATCCCTGGTGCAATCATCACACCCTCGATGACGCAAGAGCTCTGATCCTCATAACTATCTGCCTTAATGAAATGAATCTGAAATCTGCGGCGTGGAACTGGCTGGGCAATGCTGTGCGCGTTGGCCAGGATCTAGGCTTGTATTTCGATTCGGAGACTTGGCCTGTGATTGAAGGAGAAATGCGACGTAGGACTTGGTGGGCGATTTACATTTTAGACAGGGTATTGGCCACCGAGATGGGCCATCCGTTTCTTATTGACGATGCAGATTGCAGCCTTGATCTGCCGGCTGCTGTGGACGACCAGTATATTCGAGATGACGGGATGAGAGTTCCTACCGGGGCCGAACCGCTGACGCATTCTCTTCTAGCCGTTATCCATGTTGTGCGGTCTTACACCTCCATCATGAAAGCCACTGACTCTCTCACAATACCGCCTACACAGCTTGCGAATTTTGATGCGCATTTCAAGAAATGCCTAAACACTTTCCCTCCAGCCTGTGATCCGGCGAGCACAGTGGCATTGGCGCCTCACTTCTTGGCGCCTCTTACTTACTTGTTCCATGCACGACTGCTCCTCCACCGTCATAATTTGAATCCTAGCTGCGATGTCGATACTCGCCTTGCTGCTATTGAAAGCTGTATGCACATTGCGATAGAGACCGCATCGCTGATTAACCGAACGGGATCTCCTGCTGATGGTGCTACTGCGCTTTTAACAACTCACATTTTTCGCTCTACTCTATTTTTGCTATTGACTGGATACTTGGACCATGCCATCACCTGTATCCGAGCTTTGGCGGCAATAGATGCCAGGCGCGATATTACCACTGCCTGTGGGAGGTACCTTTCATTTTTCACCTCAACGTTAAGTGTCAAGCGAGGGGAGTATTCAAGCCATATAGCAAGAACAACATCACCTCATGCCTTTTCATCTGCAAGATCTCCGGTAGATCCATCAACCCTTTTGGTTTCGCTAGCTAGAGACGAAGAGCTTATAGCATATGTCTCCGCCGACCTTCATGCTTCACCTTCAAGATCTTGGGTTTGGAACGAAGGGCACGATCGCGATTATCCGCCCCCCAAGTTAGATGCTATTCCATCTGGCGGGCTTGGACATGCCCTTTTTAGTACAGTAATGAGAACTGGGTTGAGTGAAGAAGAGCGCAGAGATTGGGGCGGATGGTCTCAGCTAGAGACGGCGGTTCGAGCATTAGGAACGACTACTCATGCCATAAGCAACTGGACAACTCTCCCGCCTCCTCAGGTGAAGAGGGAGTCCCCAACACCAAGTATGCCTGCTATTCAACGGCTATCAGATGCCCCTCGGTATACTTCAGAAGTTCCAAAATATGGTAGCGAACCATCGAGACCGACTGCTAGTCCAGCAGGCAGAGACAGGCTAAGCATTGCGAATATCATATGA